One stretch of Niallia sp. XMNu-256 DNA includes these proteins:
- a CDS encoding dynamin family protein, translated as MVKVGLQRNAATLRGQLVALSELFNEHDNHQSVKRVKDLAVKLEKQEFAIAFCGHFSAGKSSMINTLMGENILPSSPIPTSANLVKIKSGDDYAKVFFKEDTPHIYPAPYDFEKVKSYCKDGDQIQSIEISYSKTSIPKDVLIMDTPGIDSTDDAHRIATESALHLADLIFYVMDYNHVQSELNFLFTKELTEAGKEVYLVINQIDKHREEELRFIDFQNSVVESFASWGVKPAKIFYTSLKQQDHPYNQFSSLKEFIGEKINDRIESLPQSIYVSLNRLCEEHSKFLIQQDDTKSKDLEQLLAELTEEDREKLLEHVDYLKNELQILQEGQEKVEKELYDKVNDLLDNAYLMPFETRDLAQAYLATRQPDFKVGLLFSKQKTEQERLNRLEQFFTDLAEKVTSQIDWHIKELFQTLHKKHEIHDEALISAIQHFSVKFNQDLLASEVKPGARVTGDYVLKYCNDVTEAIKRQTKEQLSSIQNAYFDLFNRKQENEIQKLKTQLSHYMKYFQAFSDMGSIKEKQRAIKDKMTRVLSGQFDAELYQEKAKDLGIEELEEAKVIQHDFFVEEETTKPIKERLTYEVSSKGKTNGEELKQLISNLRYSANQVEKVPGFQKLSVELIQKAERLENQSFTVALFGAFSAGKSSFANALIGDRLLPVSPNPTTAAINKIMPVDETHHHGLVLVKLKALDTLMADVNRSLAAFERRAETLDEAIKTSRQIISTNINVDPFEKMHIAFLQAFVRGLSAYQSQLGETIKTDLNEFSSFVANEEKSCLVELIEVYYDCDLTRKGITLVDTPGADSINARHTGVAFDYIKNSDAILFVTYYNHAFSKADREFLIQLGRVKDTFSLDKMFFIVNAIDLANSEDEMHAVLDYVEEQLLVFGIRKPHLYPVSSMSALNEKLAGVPPVPSRMKIFEDSFYAFIDHDLREIAMNSAKSDLQKMFSQLQNFIGSAQADEETKEKKKTQFISEKAKVLEFMDKQNDGYLQQRLGQETEELVYYIKQRVFLRFNDFLKESFNPALLKDDGRNLKKALQTALDSFLEDFGYDFAQELRATALRLEAFIGRLIVETERSIDSQLREWNPELTFSSFELDKLESTDFDIAFTTMDHEVFKKALSYFRNPKSFFEKNERKYLSDELEKTLQEPADDYLAKGKGQLIEHYGRQLTNVFQEVTGHITVELEEYYQGALASISNDFPIDELKRIQQNLLSVVDKAN; from the coding sequence ATGGTCAAAGTTGGATTACAGCGAAATGCAGCAACACTAAGGGGACAGTTGGTTGCGCTATCTGAGTTATTTAATGAACATGATAATCATCAATCTGTCAAGCGGGTGAAGGATCTCGCAGTGAAATTGGAAAAACAAGAATTTGCGATTGCTTTCTGTGGACACTTTTCTGCGGGTAAATCAAGTATGATAAATACGTTAATGGGGGAGAATATTCTTCCATCTAGTCCGATACCGACGAGTGCAAACTTAGTAAAAATCAAATCAGGGGATGATTATGCCAAAGTTTTCTTTAAAGAAGACACTCCGCATATTTATCCGGCGCCGTATGATTTTGAAAAAGTTAAATCCTACTGTAAAGATGGGGATCAAATTCAGTCGATTGAAATTAGTTATTCTAAAACATCCATCCCTAAAGATGTTCTCATTATGGATACACCTGGAATCGATTCGACAGATGATGCCCATCGGATTGCGACAGAGTCTGCCCTCCATTTAGCAGATCTTATTTTTTATGTAATGGATTATAATCATGTTCAAAGTGAATTAAACTTTCTGTTTACGAAGGAACTCACAGAAGCCGGAAAAGAGGTTTATTTAGTTATAAACCAAATTGATAAGCATCGGGAGGAAGAATTACGTTTTATTGATTTTCAAAATAGTGTTGTAGAATCTTTTGCTTCTTGGGGAGTGAAGCCGGCAAAAATCTTTTATACATCATTAAAACAACAGGATCACCCTTATAATCAATTTTCATCTTTAAAAGAATTCATCGGTGAAAAAATTAACGATCGAATTGAGTCGCTTCCTCAATCAATCTATGTATCTCTTAATCGTTTATGTGAGGAGCACAGCAAGTTTCTAATCCAACAAGATGATACAAAGTCCAAGGATTTAGAACAATTATTAGCGGAGCTTACAGAAGAAGACAGAGAGAAACTCCTAGAACATGTAGACTACTTAAAAAACGAACTTCAAATTTTACAAGAAGGACAGGAGAAAGTTGAAAAAGAATTATATGATAAAGTGAATGATTTATTGGATAATGCCTATTTAATGCCTTTCGAGACTCGTGATCTTGCCCAAGCTTATCTAGCTACAAGGCAGCCAGATTTCAAAGTTGGACTTCTCTTTTCTAAACAAAAAACCGAGCAAGAGCGTCTGAATAGATTGGAACAGTTCTTTACGGACCTTGCAGAAAAGGTTACATCACAGATTGACTGGCATATAAAAGAACTATTTCAAACGCTTCATAAAAAACATGAAATTCATGATGAAGCATTGATCTCAGCTATTCAACATTTTAGTGTAAAGTTTAACCAAGATTTACTTGCTTCCGAGGTGAAACCAGGGGCAAGGGTAACAGGTGACTATGTGTTAAAGTACTGTAACGATGTAACAGAGGCCATTAAAAGACAAACGAAGGAACAATTAAGCTCTATACAGAATGCTTATTTTGACTTATTCAATCGAAAACAAGAGAATGAGATACAAAAATTAAAAACACAATTATCCCATTATATGAAATATTTTCAAGCATTTTCTGACATGGGATCGATTAAAGAGAAGCAACGTGCTATTAAAGATAAAATGACAAGAGTATTATCAGGGCAATTTGATGCCGAGTTGTATCAAGAAAAGGCTAAAGACTTGGGGATTGAGGAATTAGAAGAGGCCAAAGTTATTCAGCACGACTTTTTTGTTGAAGAAGAGACTACTAAACCTATTAAGGAACGCTTGACATATGAGGTTTCAAGTAAGGGAAAGACGAATGGGGAGGAGTTAAAGCAGTTAATATCAAATTTGCGTTACAGTGCAAACCAAGTAGAAAAAGTTCCAGGATTTCAGAAGCTTTCAGTTGAGTTGATCCAGAAAGCGGAAAGATTAGAAAATCAATCGTTTACTGTGGCCTTATTTGGTGCTTTTAGTGCAGGAAAATCCTCTTTTGCCAACGCATTGATCGGTGATCGATTATTACCTGTTTCACCTAATCCCACAACAGCAGCAATCAATAAAATTATGCCAGTGGATGAGACCCATCATCATGGATTAGTGTTAGTTAAGCTCAAGGCTCTTGATACATTAATGGCTGATGTAAACCGCTCATTAGCAGCCTTTGAACGTAGAGCAGAAACACTTGATGAGGCTATAAAGACATCTAGGCAGATTATTTCTACAAATATCAATGTCGACCCTTTTGAAAAAATGCATATAGCCTTTTTACAAGCATTTGTACGAGGGTTATCTGCCTATCAAAGTCAGTTAGGTGAAACAATAAAAACGGATTTAAACGAGTTTTCAAGTTTTGTTGCTAATGAAGAAAAGTCATGTCTTGTCGAATTGATTGAAGTTTACTATGATTGCGACTTGACCCGTAAAGGCATTACCCTTGTTGATACACCTGGAGCTGACTCTATTAATGCAAGACATACAGGTGTTGCCTTTGATTATATTAAAAACTCAGATGCGATTTTGTTTGTTACGTACTATAATCATGCTTTTTCAAAAGCAGACCGTGAGTTCCTTATTCAATTGGGCCGTGTAAAAGATACATTTTCACTTGATAAAATGTTTTTCATTGTGAATGCAATTGATTTAGCAAACAGTGAAGACGAAATGCACGCGGTCCTTGATTATGTGGAAGAACAGTTGCTTGTATTCGGGATACGAAAACCACATTTATATCCAGTATCAAGTATGAGCGCTTTAAACGAGAAGCTAGCAGGCGTTCCTCCCGTTCCATCAAGAATGAAAATTTTTGAAGATTCTTTTTATGCCTTTATTGATCATGATTTACGTGAAATTGCTATGAATTCTGCGAAGTCTGATTTGCAAAAAATGTTCTCTCAGTTACAAAACTTTATTGGTTCGGCTCAGGCAGATGAGGAAACGAAGGAGAAAAAGAAGACACAATTTATTTCCGAAAAAGCCAAGGTTCTCGAGTTTATGGATAAGCAAAATGATGGCTACCTACAACAACGATTAGGTCAGGAAACCGAGGAATTGGTTTATTATATCAAACAGCGAGTATTTTTACGGTTCAATGACTTTTTAAAAGAGTCGTTCAATCCGGCATTATTAAAAGACGATGGGCGAAATTTAAAGAAAGCTTTACAGACTGCTTTAGATAGTTTTCTAGAGGATTTCGGTTACGACTTTGCGCAAGAATTACGAGCCACTGCGTTACGTTTAGAGGCTTTTATTGGAAGGTTAATAGTAGAGACTGAACGCTCAATCGATAGTCAATTACGAGAATGGAATCCTGAATTAACCTTTAGTTCATTTGAGCTGGACAAATTGGAAAGCACTGATTTTGACATAGCTTTTACAACAATGGATCACGAGGTATTTAAAAAAGCATTATCTTACTTCAGAAACCCTAAATCCTTCTTTGAGAAAAATGAACGAAAATATTTGAGTGATGAATTAGAAAAGACTCTTCAAGAACCGGCAGACGATTATTTAGCAAAAGGAAAAGGGCAACTGATAGAGCATTATGGCAGACAGTTAACAAATGTTTTTCAAGAAGTGACTGGACATATTACTGTTGAATTGGAAGAATACTACCAAGGTGCATTAGCATCTATTTCAAATGATTTCCCAATTGATGAACTAAAGAGAATCCAACAGAATCTGCTATCGGTTGTTGATAAAGCTAATTAA
- a CDS encoding tyrosine-type recombinase/integrase codes for MEYVDPIKDVEQIHAIKLILQKQSYRDLLLFSLGINTGISLNQLLFLKVENVWTGEEMKEFLVLTKDKNGDNQEFYLNRQVEKVLKSYLAFSELGHSDYLFKSKKNNHPITRQQAYRIINQAAKLAGITGKIGTHTLRKTFGYHAYRKGIAISIIMDILHHQSPAETLRYIGIDKNEQHLIRVDVNL; via the coding sequence ATGGAATATGTTGACCCCATTAAGGATGTTGAACAAATCCATGCCATAAAGTTAATTTTGCAGAAACAATCGTATCGGGATTTACTTCTTTTTAGTCTAGGTATTAATACAGGCATAAGTCTTAATCAGCTACTTTTTTTAAAAGTAGAGAATGTATGGACTGGTGAAGAAATGAAAGAGTTTTTAGTATTAACGAAGGATAAAAATGGAGATAATCAAGAGTTCTATTTAAATCGTCAAGTAGAAAAAGTGTTAAAAAGTTACCTAGCTTTTTCTGAATTAGGTCATTCCGATTATTTATTTAAATCTAAAAAAAATAATCACCCCATTACCCGACAACAAGCTTATCGAATTATTAATCAAGCGGCAAAATTAGCGGGAATCACTGGAAAGATTGGCACACACACCTTGAGAAAAACATTCGGCTACCATGCATATCGGAAAGGAATTGCTATTTCGATTATTATGGATATTTTACATCACCAATCACCAGCTGAAACGTTACGTTATATTGGAATTGACAAGAATGAACAACATTTGATTAGAGTTGATGTTAATTTATAA
- a CDS encoding universal stress protein, giving the protein MKKVKGRMDESILVCVYYGPNGERLIKRGCKIASMLDCPLYILTIDPMPFDEMDAEKSFYISSWKELAQQHNVEEFIIKENEKRPVSKVIAEVAREKHITQIVLGQTAQSRWEQMTKGSIINTLLQEIPFVDLHIISVSRSVRNQEGHFEKGCRAYLVKEKEQYRLQFTHSKAAEYEGIFFKEQGTDFNNGLFKFMKNKQTLYVQVIEDYVNDFTNVDITDSIDEN; this is encoded by the coding sequence ATGAAAAAAGTAAAAGGTCGTATGGACGAAAGCATCCTCGTCTGTGTGTACTATGGACCAAATGGTGAACGATTAATTAAACGTGGTTGTAAAATAGCCAGTATGCTGGATTGTCCACTGTATATCTTAACCATTGATCCAATGCCTTTTGATGAAATGGATGCAGAGAAATCTTTCTACATTAGTAGTTGGAAAGAATTAGCCCAACAACATAATGTGGAAGAGTTCATTATTAAAGAGAACGAAAAACGTCCTGTTTCAAAAGTAATTGCTGAAGTCGCTAGAGAAAAACATATTACACAAATCGTACTCGGCCAAACTGCGCAAAGTCGCTGGGAACAGATGACAAAAGGTTCCATTATTAACACATTACTGCAAGAAATTCCATTTGTTGATCTACACATTATCTCGGTTTCACGTTCTGTTAGAAATCAAGAAGGTCATTTTGAAAAAGGCTGCCGCGCTTACTTAGTAAAAGAAAAGGAACAATACCGTTTACAGTTTACTCATTCAAAAGCAGCAGAATATGAGGGGATCTTCTTTAAAGAGCAAGGCACGGATTTCAATAATGGATTATTTAAATTTATGAAAAACAAACAAACGCTTTATGTTCAAGTAATCGAGGATTATGTTAATGATTTTACGAATGTGGATATTACCGATTCGATTGATGAGAATTAA
- a CDS encoding Na+/H+ antiporter subunit A: MSWLHIMIFIPFAFAIIIPVLYKLTINKFHTGWLVLPIPILIFGYLSTYITTISNGEVFSYTLSWIPSLDINFTTYLDGLSLIFGLIITGIGALVVLYSIYYMSKEREALNNFYIYLCLFMGAMLGVVFSDHVLVLYVFWELTSISSFLLIAYWFQRKQSRYGAQKALLITVFGGLVMLTGFIMLSMISGTYSIREMLTSVDLQHPLFIPAMVTILVGAFTKSAQFPFSIWLPDAMEAPTPISAYLHSATMVKAGIYLVARFTPLFGGNEVWFWLVSGIGLITLLYGSINAVKQTDLKALLAYSTISQLGLIMSLLGVGSAAMYFDNGEQSSLYAIAIFAAIFHLINHSTFKGTLFMVVGIIDHETGTRDIRKLRGLVQVMPITFTLALIGSFSMAGLPPFNGFLSKEMFFTAMLNISNLNVFNMDTLGLLFPIIAWVASVFTFIYCMILVLKPFTGNHRLAKLDKIAHEPPIGMLISPIILAGLVILIFFFPNLLGKYLIAPAYSAILPGIGDSQIKISAWHGWFAPELMMTVGVVIIGSIMYYFLRKWIGIYRFYPQVITLNNLYNEGLDKSESLFRKITNKYMNGSLRTYLIYILVFIIITLMSSSVLLNALVFDASKDAPISFYEWGLIIAAILAAFTVLFSKSRMVSLISVGTLGYLVSMFFVIFRAPDLALTQFVVETVTTALFLLCFYHLPRFGKYLGSVRFKVTNLLVSIGVGLTVTLIALSANGYKLFDSIGNYFENAYELAGAKNIVNAILVDFRGFDTLLEISVLAIAGLGVYTLIKLPLLRRDKNETK; this comes from the coding sequence ATGTCTTGGTTGCATATCATGATTTTCATCCCATTTGCGTTTGCCATCATTATTCCAGTACTTTACAAACTTACGATTAACAAATTCCACACCGGGTGGCTTGTCTTGCCGATCCCAATTTTGATATTTGGTTATTTATCAACCTATATTACCACTATTTCCAATGGAGAAGTCTTTTCATACACATTATCTTGGATTCCTTCGTTGGATATTAATTTTACAACCTATTTAGACGGTCTTTCGCTAATTTTTGGATTGATTATTACAGGGATTGGGGCACTCGTTGTCCTGTATTCGATTTATTATATGTCAAAAGAACGTGAGGCATTAAATAATTTCTATATATACCTATGTTTATTCATGGGTGCTATGCTCGGAGTTGTATTCTCTGATCATGTTCTAGTCCTTTATGTATTTTGGGAGTTAACAAGTATTTCATCCTTTTTACTAATTGCCTATTGGTTTCAACGGAAGCAATCTCGATATGGGGCACAAAAGGCACTCCTTATTACCGTATTTGGTGGTCTAGTGATGTTAACAGGCTTTATTATGCTGTCAATGATCAGTGGGACATATAGTATCCGAGAAATGTTAACCTCAGTAGATTTACAACATCCATTATTTATTCCTGCGATGGTAACCATCCTTGTAGGTGCTTTTACTAAATCTGCTCAGTTTCCTTTTAGTATTTGGTTACCGGATGCAATGGAAGCTCCTACCCCCATTAGTGCCTATCTTCATTCAGCAACAATGGTAAAGGCTGGGATTTATTTAGTCGCCCGCTTTACTCCCCTATTTGGTGGAAATGAAGTTTGGTTTTGGCTTGTGTCAGGGATTGGACTTATTACATTATTATACGGGTCGATTAATGCTGTAAAACAAACCGATTTAAAAGCGTTACTCGCCTATTCAACCATTAGTCAACTTGGGTTAATTATGAGCCTATTAGGTGTAGGGTCTGCGGCTATGTATTTCGATAATGGTGAACAATCATCCCTTTATGCAATAGCTATATTTGCGGCCATCTTTCATTTAATTAACCATTCGACCTTTAAGGGAACTCTTTTCATGGTGGTGGGAATTATTGACCACGAAACAGGGACACGGGACATTCGAAAACTGCGTGGCCTTGTCCAAGTGATGCCAATTACGTTCACACTTGCCTTAATCGGCAGCTTTTCGATGGCAGGCCTCCCGCCATTCAATGGTTTCCTTAGTAAAGAGATGTTTTTCACTGCGATGTTAAACATTTCAAATCTGAATGTATTTAATATGGACACATTAGGATTGCTATTTCCAATCATCGCTTGGGTTGCAAGCGTATTTACATTTATTTACTGTATGATTTTAGTGCTTAAACCTTTTACTGGGAACCATCGTTTAGCAAAATTGGATAAAATTGCTCATGAACCACCGATTGGGATGTTGATTTCACCAATCATTTTAGCAGGTCTAGTGATCCTTATTTTCTTCTTCCCGAATCTATTAGGTAAGTATTTAATTGCCCCTGCTTATTCTGCTATTCTGCCCGGTATTGGGGATAGCCAGATAAAAATCAGTGCTTGGCATGGATGGTTCGCTCCAGAATTAATGATGACCGTTGGCGTTGTCATTATTGGTTCGATAATGTATTACTTCTTGCGTAAATGGATTGGGATATACCGTTTCTACCCTCAAGTTATTACATTAAATAACCTATATAATGAAGGACTTGATAAATCGGAATCCCTCTTTAGGAAGATAACAAATAAGTATATGAACGGATCACTTCGTACTTATTTAATATATATTTTAGTATTTATCATCATTACCTTGATGAGCTCTAGTGTCCTTTTAAATGCACTTGTGTTTGATGCTTCAAAAGATGCACCGATTTCTTTTTATGAATGGGGCTTAATTATAGCAGCCATACTAGCTGCCTTTACTGTTTTGTTTTCAAAATCAAGAATGGTCTCTTTAATTTCAGTCGGTACACTTGGCTATCTTGTTTCAATGTTCTTTGTGATATTCCGTGCTCCCGACTTAGCTTTGACCCAATTTGTTGTAGAAACGGTAACTACTGCTTTATTCCTACTCTGTTTCTACCACTTACCACGCTTTGGGAAATATTTAGGCTCGGTTCGATTTAAAGTCACAAATCTACTTGTATCGATTGGAGTTGGATTGACTGTTACACTCATTGCCCTTTCGGCAAACGGATATAAATTATTTGATTCGATTGGCAATTATTTTGAAAATGCATATGAGCTTGCTGGTGCCAAAAACATTGTTAATGCCATTTTAGTTGATTTCCGCGGCTTTGATACGTTGCTAGAAATCTCGGTATTGGCCATTGCAGGACTCGGAGTTTATACGTTAATTAAACTACCACTTTTAAGGAGGGATAAGAATGAAACCAAATGA
- a CDS encoding Na(+)/H(+) antiporter subunit B, which translates to MKPNDVILHMVVKVAAVIIFTFAVYLFYGGHHNPGGGFIGGLTAASGITLLFLAFDIETIKNNIPFDFKNVAALGVLIAILTGVGSFLFDAPFLSQTFGYFNIPIFGETELATALIFDTGVALAVIGTAVTIILSISDDRP; encoded by the coding sequence ATGAAACCAAATGATGTTATCTTGCATATGGTTGTCAAAGTGGCAGCCGTGATCATCTTTACTTTTGCGGTTTATTTATTTTACGGGGGCCATCATAATCCTGGTGGGGGATTCATCGGGGGCCTAACGGCGGCTTCTGGGATAACTCTTTTATTTCTAGCTTTTGATATTGAAACAATTAAAAATAATATTCCTTTTGATTTTAAAAATGTGGCAGCTCTTGGTGTCTTGATCGCGATCTTAACGGGGGTGGGAAGTTTTTTGTTTGATGCACCTTTTTTAAGCCAAACCTTTGGGTATTTTAACATCCCAATTTTTGGAGAAACCGAGCTTGCAACTGCTCTTATTTTTGATACAGGTGTTGCATTAGCCGTTATTGGTACGGCCGTTACCATTATTCTATCAATAAGTGATGATCGCCCATGA
- a CDS encoding Na(+)/H(+) antiporter subunit C, whose translation METVMSIVVGLFFTIGTYLILSKNLLRIIFGSSIISHGINLLILTMGGLKTGGPPLLSEKIHIFTDGLPQALILTAIVINFAVTAFLLVLSYKIYKVYGTDDLELLRGNEDE comes from the coding sequence ATGGAAACGGTAATGTCGATTGTTGTTGGATTGTTTTTTACGATTGGAACATACTTAATCTTATCAAAAAATTTATTGCGAATAATTTTCGGCTCTTCGATTATTAGCCATGGGATTAATTTGCTTATTTTGACAATGGGTGGCCTCAAAACAGGCGGACCCCCATTGTTAAGCGAAAAAATTCACATCTTTACAGATGGCCTGCCACAGGCATTAATTTTAACCGCGATTGTGATTAACTTTGCCGTAACAGCCTTTTTATTAGTTCTAAGTTACAAAATTTATAAGGTATATGGCACAGATGATTTGGAACTATTAAGGGGAAATGAAGATGAATAA
- a CDS encoding Na+/H+ antiporter subunit D translates to MNNLVLMPILIPLTVGMVLILFRKNIILQRVLSSLTFVATGIVSIFLMEQIRSEGAQTLALGGWQAPYGIVMVADMFSALLLLTSSFVSLCCLLYAFNTIGRERELFYFYPLFLFLITGVNGSFITGDLFNLYVCFELMLLASYVLITLGGSKIQLRESIKYVLVNVVSSFFFLVAIAYLYSITGTLNLAHLSVRIAEVGQNGLLTTVSLLFLIVFGIKAGLFLFQWLPGSYSAPPTAIAAIFAALLTKVGIYAIFRMFTLVFYHEPEITHLFIGILAALTMILGAIGAVAFWDIKKILTYNVIIGAGLMLAGLASFTFNGYLGSIYYLIHDMIIKALLFLIGGTVISLTGTSKLKEISGLIRNHPYIGWMFFIGVLSISGIPPLSGFLGKVFITRGTFEADYYWLGAVGIITSLMVLYSVMKIFMNVFWGETTISTDMEQGTIKGITFSLILLTVATIVLGVGAEGINEYVQLAAEGLADPNMYIQAVFGNEITP, encoded by the coding sequence ATGAATAATTTAGTATTAATGCCGATATTGATTCCTTTGACAGTTGGCATGGTTTTAATTTTATTTCGGAAGAACATCATACTGCAAAGAGTTCTAAGTAGTTTAACCTTTGTTGCAACTGGGATTGTTTCTATCTTTTTAATGGAACAAATCAGATCCGAAGGTGCACAAACTCTTGCTCTAGGGGGTTGGCAGGCACCATACGGGATTGTCATGGTAGCTGATATGTTTTCTGCCCTATTATTATTAACGAGTAGTTTTGTCTCACTCTGTTGTTTGCTTTATGCTTTTAATACAATTGGTCGAGAGCGTGAGTTGTTTTATTTCTATCCACTATTTTTATTTTTGATTACAGGTGTAAATGGCTCTTTTATAACCGGGGATCTTTTCAATCTGTATGTTTGCTTTGAATTAATGTTATTGGCTTCCTATGTATTAATTACACTTGGGGGCAGCAAAATTCAGTTACGGGAATCGATTAAATATGTACTTGTTAACGTTGTTTCATCATTCTTTTTCCTAGTTGCCATCGCTTATCTGTACTCGATTACAGGAACGTTAAATTTGGCACACCTCTCAGTCCGAATTGCTGAGGTGGGACAGAATGGTCTACTAACAACCGTTTCTTTACTCTTTTTAATCGTATTTGGAATTAAAGCTGGCCTTTTCTTATTCCAGTGGTTACCAGGATCCTATAGTGCCCCCCCAACAGCGATTGCAGCCATATTTGCGGCACTACTTACAAAAGTTGGGATTTACGCGATTTTCCGGATGTTCACTCTCGTATTTTATCACGAACCCGAGATCACCCATTTGTTCATTGGAATTTTAGCGGCTTTAACAATGATTTTAGGTGCAATAGGAGCTGTTGCTTTTTGGGATATTAAGAAAATCCTTACCTATAATGTCATTATAGGGGCTGGATTAATGCTTGCTGGATTAGCCTCATTTACATTTAATGGCTATCTAGGCTCCATTTATTATCTAATTCACGATATGATTATTAAAGCGCTGCTGTTTCTAATCGGTGGCACAGTAATTTCCCTTACAGGTACAAGTAAATTAAAGGAGATCAGTGGGCTGATTCGTAATCATCCATATATAGGCTGGATGTTCTTTATCGGTGTACTCTCTATTTCAGGAATTCCACCTTTAAGTGGGTTTCTTGGCAAGGTCTTTATTACAAGGGGAACATTTGAAGCGGATTATTACTGGTTAGGTGCAGTAGGAATTATCACAAGTTTAATGGTTTTATATTCTGTTATGAAGATCTTTATGAATGTTTTTTGGGGCGAAACGACCATTAGCACGGATATGGAACAAGGAACAATAAAAGGGATTACATTCTCCCTCATCCTATTGACGGTAGCAACAATTGTTCTTGGGGTTGGTGCAGAGGGAATAAATGAATATGTTCAACTTGCAGCTGAAGGTTTAGCTGATCCAAATATGTATATTCAAGCTGTTTTTGGTAATGAAATAACGCCGTAA
- a CDS encoding Na+/H+ antiporter subunit E codes for MPIQLLINLLIAFLWMFFQDSWHFISFLGGYLVGLFILFSMRRFFKVRFYLITLWAVVKLLIVFIRELISSSVLVVRQIMKPKLNITPGIFKMNTELETDTEVALLSLLLTLTPGSVVMEVTPDRKTLYIHALDIPESSDAVIKSTKVFEKAIKDVTRYV; via the coding sequence TTGCCCATACAATTACTGATCAATCTATTAATTGCCTTTTTATGGATGTTCTTTCAAGATTCATGGCACTTTATATCCTTCTTAGGAGGATATTTAGTGGGACTCTTCATTTTGTTTAGTATGCGCCGCTTTTTCAAGGTACGTTTTTATTTAATCACGCTGTGGGCGGTCGTAAAACTATTGATTGTTTTCATTCGAGAACTAATCTCCTCTAGTGTACTGGTTGTTCGTCAAATCATGAAGCCAAAATTAAATATTACGCCAGGTATTTTTAAAATGAATACAGAGCTTGAAACGGATACAGAAGTAGCTCTTCTTTCACTTTTATTAACATTAACCCCTGGTTCAGTCGTTATGGAAGTAACACCGGATAGGAAAACATTATATATCCATGCATTGGATATTCCTGAATCAAGTGATGCAGTCATTAAATCGACCAAGGTATTCGAAAAAGCCATAAAGGATGTGACACGCTATGTTTAA
- a CDS encoding Na(+)/H(+) antiporter subunit F1: MFKLILITSLVLLTLAILAGIYRVVKGPSTADRVQALDFIGINLIASTAIFSIILNTHAFLDVILLLGILSFVGTIAFARYVERGVVIERNSK, translated from the coding sequence ATGTTTAAACTAATCTTAATTACCTCTCTCGTCCTTTTAACTCTCGCAATCTTAGCCGGTATATACCGCGTCGTAAAAGGGCCTTCGACTGCAGATCGTGTCCAGGCATTAGACTTTATTGGAATTAATTTAATTGCTAGTACAGCAATATTTTCAATTATTCTCAATACACATGCTTTTTTAGATGTTATATTGCTATTAGGAATTCTGTCATTTGTTGGTACGATTGCATTTGCCAGATACGTTGAAAGAGGTGTCGTCATTGAGCGTAACAGTAAGTGA
- the mnhG gene encoding monovalent cation/H(+) antiporter subunit G encodes MSVTVSEAIAAVLILIGAIFSFLSAIGLNRLPDVYTRSHATSKSTTLGVLCTLVGTFVYFLITDEYISIRLILGIFFVFLTAPVSAHMICRSAYRSNVELASINVQDELKEYLEPNPSRSKLSDS; translated from the coding sequence TTGAGCGTAACAGTAAGTGAAGCTATTGCCGCTGTTTTAATTTTAATTGGTGCGATTTTTAGTTTCCTAAGTGCAATAGGACTGAATCGCCTCCCTGACGTTTATACACGATCACATGCAACATCAAAGAGTACTACTTTAGGTGTTCTATGTACACTAGTGGGAACGTTTGTATATTTTCTAATAACGGATGAATATATAAGTATACGTTTAATACTTGGAATCTTTTTTGTGTTTTTAACAGCACCTGTGTCAGCTCACATGATTTGCCGGTCTGCCTATCGCTCTAATGTAGAACTAGCCTCAATTAATGTGCAAGACGAATTAAAGGAGTATTTGGAGCCTAACCCATCACGTTCTAAGCTAAGTGACTCCTAG